Proteins found in one Haloferax litoreum genomic segment:
- a CDS encoding ABC transporter permease codes for MSVGDRARDALIRFVDASAAERILISIASLVLAIAVGTVLILAAGRMTTCAPSSAVYYFNVGFCYDPVLVFDRLFLGALGDPLRGGWSPDGQFAITMRETTLLIFTGLSVAMAFRAGIFNIGTQGQMVVGGLAAALGTLWASPFLSGVTGTLVLVPFGILVGAVFGGLYGAIPGLLKAYAEANEVITTIMLNFIATGVTLYLVSDVFKDPNSPANQTVPLPDYAQFPALLFGARQDFSLYALFFGVVTLFALYYVLEHTSFGYDVRTSGIQPEAAEYGGVDAAKTIVSSFALSGALGGVAGALYVTMVIGKFQSGVPAYGFDGITVSILAGNNPLGVGFAALLFGVLKSGTTAVQFATDVPPQLVGVLRGLIILFVAMPEFFRLIGRRLVKPNDQSKTVATDGGFTVGEHTSDAQSDGGERIEGSRASSDRRSDGGRQGGESDE; via the coding sequence GTGAGCGTCGGTGACCGCGCCCGCGATGCGCTGATTCGATTCGTCGACGCGTCGGCCGCCGAACGCATCCTCATCAGCATCGCGTCACTCGTCCTCGCTATCGCTGTCGGGACGGTCCTCATCCTCGCCGCCGGGCGCATGACGACGTGCGCACCCTCGTCGGCAGTCTACTACTTCAACGTCGGGTTCTGTTACGACCCGGTGTTGGTGTTCGACCGACTGTTCCTCGGGGCACTCGGCGACCCACTTCGCGGTGGGTGGTCGCCCGACGGTCAGTTCGCAATCACGATGCGTGAGACCACGCTGCTGATATTCACGGGCCTCTCCGTCGCGATGGCGTTCCGCGCGGGTATCTTCAACATCGGAACGCAGGGTCAGATGGTGGTCGGTGGTCTCGCCGCCGCACTCGGAACTCTCTGGGCCTCGCCGTTCCTCTCGGGTGTCACGGGCACGCTCGTGCTGGTCCCGTTCGGTATCCTCGTCGGTGCCGTCTTCGGCGGCCTCTACGGTGCGATTCCGGGCCTGCTGAAGGCGTACGCCGAGGCGAACGAGGTCATCACGACCATCATGCTCAACTTCATCGCCACCGGGGTGACGCTCTACCTCGTCAGCGACGTGTTCAAAGACCCCAACAGCCCTGCCAATCAGACCGTTCCGCTCCCGGACTACGCGCAGTTCCCCGCGCTCTTGTTCGGTGCTCGTCAGGACTTCTCGCTGTACGCGCTCTTCTTCGGCGTCGTCACGCTGTTCGCGCTGTACTACGTCCTCGAACACACCTCGTTCGGGTACGACGTGCGGACGAGCGGGATTCAACCCGAAGCGGCCGAGTACGGCGGTGTCGACGCCGCCAAGACCATCGTGTCGAGTTTCGCCCTCTCCGGTGCCCTCGGTGGCGTCGCGGGCGCACTCTACGTGACGATGGTCATCGGGAAGTTCCAGTCGGGCGTCCCGGCGTACGGGTTCGACGGCATCACCGTCTCTATCCTCGCTGGCAACAACCCGCTCGGCGTTGGCTTCGCTGCACTCCTCTTCGGTGTGTTGAAGAGCGGAACGACCGCCGTGCAGTTCGCCACCGACGTGCCGCCGCAACTCGTCGGCGTCCTGCGTGGCCTCATCATCCTCTTCGTCGCGATGCCCGAGTTCTTCCGTCTCATCGGCCGCCGTCTCGTAAAGCCAAACGACCAGTCCAAGACCGTCGCAACTGACGGCGGGTTCACCGTCGGTGAGCACACGTCAGACGCGCAGTCTGACGGTGGTGAGCGAATCGAAGGTTCGCGAGCCTCGTCGGACCGCAGGTCCGACGGCGGGCGACAGGGAGGTGAGTCCGATGAGTGA
- a CDS encoding ABC transporter permease produces MSEENTTTLFGRDFGEFSSRTTAVVAAIVALAATFAAGIVFPDSIAGTLTDILTSEGTLSSALRLSVPIALAALGGIFAEKSGVINIGLEGLLIISAFTAIYVTDITGGVWIGFVGGVVASVLLALLFAIVVIEFRADQIIAGLAVWLIALGLAPFASQVIYGRPNSPSVDTPGTITIPVLSDIPFFGALFDASPTVYLMFAAVALSWYVLNRTTFGRWVRASGENPKALDTAGVDVSRIRYAAVLLSGVLAGMGGAALSLDLGQFTGNGPTMVNGKGFIAIVAYLFGNYNPVGAFFSTLLFAGLDAMQTVLQLQGIGLPRQLIRIIPFVMVIVVLAFVGRTRIPAAAGEHYDTGDDNR; encoded by the coding sequence ATGAGTGAAGAGAACACGACCACGCTCTTCGGGCGTGACTTCGGGGAGTTCTCCTCGCGCACGACGGCCGTCGTCGCCGCTATCGTCGCCCTCGCGGCCACCTTCGCGGCAGGCATCGTGTTCCCCGATTCGATTGCGGGGACGCTCACCGACATCCTCACGAGCGAGGGGACGCTCTCGTCTGCGCTTCGCCTGTCGGTGCCAATTGCACTCGCCGCACTCGGCGGTATCTTCGCGGAGAAGTCCGGTGTCATCAACATCGGGCTCGAAGGCCTGCTCATCATCTCGGCGTTCACCGCCATCTACGTCACCGACATCACCGGTGGCGTCTGGATTGGGTTCGTCGGCGGCGTCGTAGCCAGTGTGTTGCTCGCACTCCTGTTCGCCATCGTCGTCATCGAGTTCCGCGCCGACCAGATTATCGCCGGCCTCGCCGTGTGGCTCATCGCCCTCGGCCTCGCGCCGTTCGCCTCGCAGGTCATCTACGGTCGGCCGAACTCCCCGAGCGTCGACACGCCCGGGACCATCACCATCCCGGTGCTCTCGGACATCCCGTTCTTCGGGGCACTGTTCGACGCCTCGCCGACGGTGTACCTGATGTTCGCCGCCGTCGCACTCTCGTGGTACGTCCTCAACCGGACGACGTTCGGCCGCTGGGTCCGCGCCAGCGGTGAGAATCCGAAGGCGCTCGACACCGCCGGTGTCGACGTGTCGCGCATCCGCTACGCCGCCGTCCTCCTGTCCGGCGTCCTCGCCGGCATGGGCGGCGCGGCACTGTCGCTGGACCTCGGGCAGTTCACCGGGAACGGCCCGACGATGGTCAACGGGAAAGGATTCATCGCCATCGTGGCGTACCTCTTCGGGAACTACAACCCGGTCGGAGCGTTCTTCTCGACGCTCCTGTTCGCCGGTCTCGACGCCATGCAGACCGTCCTCCAACTGCAGGGTATCGGGCTTCCCCGACAACTCATCCGCATCATCCCGTTCGTGATGGTCATCGTCGTCCTCGCGTTCGTCGGCCGCACCCGCATCCCGGCCGCCGCGGGCGAGCACTACGACACCGGCGACGACAACCGGTAA
- a CDS encoding sensor histidine kinase encodes MGPLRSESTEDAGLRPTLVAVGVVVGVAGLQVVLFPDASDVPWVRVVVELLLVPIPLAGSYALSGIRELQAIWRPLYAGTVLVGIYAVTDALGEVVVHSDLFALVFEDVALLAGSVALVVGATRWTSRRNEYRAALERRNERLDQFASVVSHDLRNPLNVAQMRLELAREGHGIEHLSTVADAHDRMEALIQDVLELARTGETVGETEPVGLASVAANAVANTGLDAAGLTVESDTELMADPERLTAVFENLFRNAVEHAGSDVHVRVGPLEDGFFVEDDGPGIPPQERDRIFDSGYTTDPNGTGLGLAIVSGVADAHDWSVSITTGKTGGARFEFRDVVFEDAVSTSGPRQ; translated from the coding sequence ATGGGGCCGCTCCGAAGTGAATCGACAGAGGACGCTGGCCTCCGACCGACGCTCGTCGCCGTGGGAGTCGTCGTCGGAGTCGCCGGTCTGCAGGTCGTCCTCTTTCCAGACGCTTCGGACGTGCCGTGGGTGCGGGTCGTCGTCGAGTTACTCCTCGTCCCGATTCCACTCGCTGGGTCGTACGCCCTCTCCGGAATCCGCGAACTACAGGCTATCTGGCGACCGCTCTACGCCGGGACTGTCCTCGTCGGCATCTACGCCGTGACCGATGCGCTCGGCGAAGTCGTCGTCCACTCAGACCTCTTCGCTCTCGTTTTCGAAGACGTAGCACTGTTAGCCGGGTCAGTCGCACTCGTCGTCGGGGCGACCCGGTGGACCTCTCGGCGAAACGAGTACCGAGCAGCACTCGAACGGCGAAACGAACGTCTCGACCAGTTCGCCTCCGTCGTGAGCCACGACCTGCGGAATCCGCTAAACGTGGCGCAGATGCGCCTCGAACTCGCTCGCGAAGGTCACGGTATCGAGCACCTCTCGACGGTCGCCGACGCGCACGACCGGATGGAGGCACTCATACAGGACGTCCTCGAACTCGCCCGGACCGGCGAGACGGTGGGTGAGACCGAACCGGTCGGCCTCGCGAGCGTCGCGGCGAACGCCGTGGCGAACACCGGACTCGACGCGGCGGGACTCACCGTCGAATCGGACACAGAACTCATGGCCGACCCAGAGCGACTCACCGCCGTCTTCGAGAACCTCTTTCGCAACGCTGTCGAGCACGCCGGGTCAGACGTCCACGTCCGCGTTGGCCCACTCGAAGACGGCTTTTTCGTCGAAGACGACGGTCCCGGCATCCCACCGCAAGAACGCGACCGAATCTTCGACTCCGGGTACACGACCGACCCCAACGGGACGGGACTCGGTCTCGCAATCGTCTCCGGCGTCGCCGACGCGCACGACTGGTCGGTGTCGATTACGACGGGAAAAACGGGTGGTGCCCGATTCGAGTTTCGAGACGTCGTGTTCGAAGACGCGGTCAGTACTTCGGGTCCGCGCCAGTGA
- a CDS encoding amidohydrolase has protein sequence MSQQATFDDLISLRRDLHRHPEPAWREFYTTARIVDELETRDLDALYVGPEILDADERMAVPDDEELDEWFEKARVAGAREDILERLAGGFTGAVAVLERGEGPTIGLRVDIDGLPITESEDEDHLPAAEGFRSENEGFMHACGHDAHATIGLGILDAVAASDFQGTFKVFFQPSEERVAGGKAVAESGHLDDVDYLLALHVGLDHPTGEVVCGVDGFLAVSHFRADFTGAPAHAGAKPEEGDNANLAAAAAIQNLYGISRHSDGATRVNVGLMGGGTATNIVAEESYIEGEVRGATTELMEYMEGRAHTIIESAATMHDCDVEISVEGKAPSARSDDALRALVGDVSESVEGVDSILDSDELGGSEDATYLMQYVQDRGGLAAYVGVGTDHPGGHHTRTFDVDEATIRIAIDVLSGSIDRIAAERP, from the coding sequence ATGAGCCAACAGGCCACCTTCGACGACCTCATCTCTCTTCGACGCGACCTCCACCGCCACCCCGAACCCGCGTGGCGAGAGTTCTATACGACCGCCCGCATCGTCGACGAATTAGAGACACGCGACCTCGACGCACTCTACGTTGGCCCGGAGATTCTCGACGCCGACGAGCGAATGGCCGTCCCCGACGACGAGGAACTCGACGAGTGGTTCGAGAAGGCCCGCGTCGCCGGCGCACGCGAAGACATCCTCGAACGACTCGCCGGCGGGTTCACCGGCGCGGTGGCCGTCCTCGAACGAGGAGAAGGCCCGACTATCGGCCTCCGCGTCGACATCGACGGCCTGCCAATCACCGAGTCCGAAGACGAAGACCACCTCCCCGCGGCGGAAGGGTTCCGCTCAGAGAACGAGGGGTTCATGCACGCCTGTGGACACGACGCCCACGCGACCATCGGCCTCGGCATCCTCGACGCCGTCGCCGCCTCCGACTTCCAGGGGACGTTCAAGGTGTTCTTCCAACCGAGCGAAGAACGCGTCGCCGGCGGCAAAGCAGTCGCCGAGAGCGGCCACCTCGACGACGTCGACTACCTGCTGGCCCTCCACGTCGGCCTCGACCACCCGACGGGCGAAGTCGTCTGCGGTGTCGATGGCTTTCTCGCCGTCTCGCACTTCCGCGCCGACTTCACCGGCGCACCGGCCCACGCGGGCGCGAAACCCGAAGAAGGAGACAACGCAAACCTCGCCGCCGCCGCGGCCATCCAGAACCTCTACGGTATCTCTCGGCACTCCGACGGCGCAACACGAGTCAACGTCGGCCTGATGGGAGGCGGCACTGCGACGAACATCGTCGCCGAAGAGTCGTACATCGAAGGCGAAGTCCGCGGCGCGACGACCGAACTCATGGAGTACATGGAAGGCCGCGCCCACACCATCATCGAGTCGGCGGCGACGATGCACGACTGCGACGTCGAGATTTCCGTCGAAGGGAAGGCACCCAGTGCCCGCAGCGACGACGCACTCCGAGCACTCGTCGGCGACGTGAGTGAGAGCGTCGAAGGTGTCGACTCCATCCTCGACAGCGACGAACTCGGCGGCAGCGAAGACGCGACGTACCTCATGCAGTACGTGCAGGACCGAGGCGGACTCGCCGCGTACGTCGGTGTCGGAACCGACCACCCCGGCGGTCACCACACCCGGACGTTCGACGTCGACGAGGCGACTATCCGCATCGCAATCGACGTTCTCTCCGGGAGCATCGACCGCATCGCCGCAGAACGGCCCTGA
- a CDS encoding Na+/H+ antiporter NhaC family protein, with product MPEEPDIELRFRGGRLVSALPIALFIAWAIFQSGILGIGDTTGLVAGMLTGLIVGLLFVRGDWKDYADVIFAGMTRRVAATAVVAWLWAGMFAETIQVGGFVDGLVWAATILNVGPGLFPAVTFLLAALLATGIGTGYGTAIAFTSLVFPAGLLLGANPVLLFGAILSGAVFGDNLAPVSDTTIVSAVTQDADIGGVVASRVKYAVVAAVLAIAAYLVAGFGIPGVWGGMPHASVTGQVDASVSPWGLVHLLDIAIVIVLAIRGRHIIEAISWGLFAAALFNLALGAAGVVDVSAASMLLFSAPQNGLTQAVEALPLVGALVETVPAAEVGVGGSIYSGAAGFFPLIVLTLLLVAGAEIMRAGGGFDAIQEILIDRVATTVRRAETTMVLGTALVNATVTINTAAEIAIAPYIATLGKRFNINGYRRANILDANTSALGYIFPWGGGLLAGLGAMQGLVGGEATPWFTQQMVVNPATVWPYVFHGWFLVGVFLFAAWTGYGREYVSDRVSEEVSRV from the coding sequence ATGCCAGAAGAACCGGACATCGAGCTTCGTTTCCGCGGGGGGAGACTCGTCAGTGCACTCCCCATCGCTCTGTTCATCGCGTGGGCGATTTTCCAGAGCGGTATCCTCGGCATAGGCGATACGACCGGCCTCGTCGCGGGGATGCTGACAGGACTCATCGTGGGACTGCTGTTCGTCCGGGGAGACTGGAAGGACTACGCGGACGTCATCTTCGCTGGCATGACCCGGCGAGTCGCCGCGACGGCAGTCGTCGCGTGGCTCTGGGCGGGGATGTTCGCAGAGACCATTCAGGTCGGCGGCTTCGTCGATGGCCTCGTCTGGGCGGCGACCATCCTGAACGTCGGTCCCGGGTTGTTCCCGGCCGTGACGTTCCTCTTGGCCGCGCTGCTCGCGACGGGCATCGGCACTGGATACGGCACCGCAATCGCCTTCACGAGCCTCGTGTTCCCCGCAGGGCTTCTCCTCGGTGCAAACCCCGTACTACTCTTCGGCGCGATTCTCTCCGGCGCCGTCTTCGGAGACAACCTCGCCCCTGTGAGTGACACGACAATCGTCTCTGCCGTGACGCAGGATGCCGACATCGGTGGCGTCGTCGCGTCTCGTGTGAAGTACGCCGTCGTCGCTGCGGTACTCGCAATCGCGGCCTACCTCGTCGCCGGGTTCGGGATTCCCGGCGTGTGGGGCGGCATGCCGCACGCGAGCGTGACCGGACAGGTCGACGCGAGCGTCTCGCCGTGGGGCCTCGTCCACCTGCTCGACATCGCTATCGTCATCGTCCTCGCGATTCGCGGCCGGCATATCATCGAGGCAATCTCGTGGGGCCTGTTCGCCGCCGCGTTGTTCAACCTCGCACTCGGTGCTGCGGGCGTCGTCGACGTGTCCGCAGCGAGCATGCTCCTGTTCAGTGCGCCGCAGAACGGCCTCACGCAAGCAGTCGAGGCACTACCACTCGTCGGTGCACTCGTCGAGACAGTCCCGGCCGCGGAAGTCGGCGTCGGTGGGAGCATCTACTCCGGTGCGGCGGGCTTCTTCCCGCTCATCGTCCTGACGCTCCTCCTCGTCGCGGGCGCGGAAATCATGCGTGCCGGCGGTGGGTTCGACGCGATTCAGGAGATTCTCATCGACCGCGTCGCGACGACGGTTCGCCGCGCCGAGACCACGATGGTGCTCGGGACGGCACTCGTGAACGCGACGGTCACCATCAACACGGCCGCAGAAATCGCTATCGCACCCTACATCGCCACGCTGGGCAAGCGATTCAACATCAACGGCTACCGGCGCGCCAACATCCTCGACGCCAACACCTCGGCGCTCGGGTACATCTTCCCGTGGGGCGGTGGACTCCTCGCTGGCCTCGGTGCCATGCAGGGACTCGTCGGCGGCGAGGCGACGCCGTGGTTCACCCAGCAGATGGTCGTGAACCCAGCAACTGTCTGGCCGTACGTGTTCCACGGCTGGTTCCTCGTGGGCGTCTTCCTCTTCGCCGCGTGGACCGGCTACGGCCGCGAATACGTCTCTGACCGCGTCAGTGAGGAGGTGAGTCGCGTATGA
- a CDS encoding DUF7513 family protein has protein sequence MSRLDKLLAGWTFRTATPTFDAGEVITAYVTHRDSDGYSVRVGDSIIRVGDADDVAIETKVRLKVTSFDDATYEGTGEIVDVLGADG, from the coding sequence ATGAGTCGTCTCGACAAACTCCTCGCCGGGTGGACCTTCCGTACCGCGACACCCACGTTCGACGCCGGCGAGGTCATCACGGCCTACGTGACACACCGTGATTCGGATGGGTACTCCGTCCGCGTCGGTGACTCCATCATCCGAGTCGGCGACGCCGACGACGTCGCTATCGAGACCAAAGTCCGTCTGAAAGTCACCTCGTTCGACGACGCGACGTACGAGGGGACTGGCGAAATCGTCGACGTACTCGGGGCAGACGGGTAG
- a CDS encoding uS10/mL48 family ribosomal protein gives MTFVTKLTFQSGDKTVLDRVVGDLKQFVEKKGAECRGPHADQPKRTNVPQYRTLQPGDEFSSWSYTVYTRRIEIHGADHIAREVGHKEFPDSVHVEIEVEQKKPLGHRRN, from the coding sequence ATGACCTTCGTCACGAAACTCACTTTTCAAAGCGGTGATAAGACCGTCCTCGACAGAGTCGTGGGCGACCTGAAGCAGTTCGTCGAGAAGAAGGGTGCCGAGTGTCGCGGCCCTCACGCCGACCAACCGAAGCGCACGAACGTCCCGCAGTACCGGACGCTCCAACCGGGCGACGAGTTCTCGTCGTGGAGTTACACCGTCTACACGCGCCGCATCGAAATCCACGGTGCAGACCACATCGCCCGCGAAGTCGGACACAAGGAGTTCCCCGACAGCGTCCACGTCGAGATAGAAGTCGAACAGAAGAAACCGCTCGGCCACCGTCGCAACTGA
- a CDS encoding bis(5'-nucleosyl)-tetraphosphatase — protein MAVEAVSAGAILFRDTRGRREYLLLKSRPGDWEFPKGGVEGNEELQQTAIREVKEEAGIEDFRLIDGFREDYSYVFEANGTTIHKTVHLFIARSFEASAELSTEHRDLQWRDYEQAINTITQDGPREIFEQAHDFLDELAARNEGEHKYLK, from the coding sequence ATGGCAGTCGAAGCGGTCAGCGCTGGTGCCATCCTCTTCCGCGACACCCGCGGCCGGAGGGAGTATTTACTCCTGAAGAGCCGTCCCGGGGACTGGGAGTTCCCAAAAGGCGGGGTCGAGGGGAACGAGGAGCTCCAGCAAACGGCAATCAGGGAAGTCAAAGAGGAGGCGGGAATCGAAGATTTCCGTCTCATCGACGGCTTCCGCGAAGACTACAGCTACGTCTTCGAAGCGAACGGTACGACCATTCACAAGACAGTTCACCTGTTCATCGCGCGCTCGTTCGAAGCGTCCGCGGAACTCTCGACAGAACACCGCGACTTGCAGTGGCGCGACTACGAACAGGCCATCAACACCATCACGCAGGATGGTCCGCGCGAGATATTCGAGCAAGCACACGACTTCCTCGACGAACTCGCCGCGCGGAACGAAGGCGAACACAAGTACCTGAAGTAA
- a CDS encoding DUF5787 family protein, with the protein MSDTADRDPEFAFELRVCRWAERAWHPDGPRPAIVARQLGTRNRRWDTVVVEVDPEAFAARYALSTDGFDSDLLRVVRHAPADWQWYRDAIPEPDFPWRHVVPAVHRAAGLDLVDKRRGSRNRVEYKQTAPYPDWVERIVAIENKPNLDASAARALADQLEHDVSRALADEVWVATEATGDRVQPALLEDLPVEVGILSVGDESTEVLWHPSKLTPDDADARRRLVLAERAYDRGWRTYLDTMRPDCRHFELNRRGMALVPRCGAKACYQSQRECAHSCSSFEPEPPAWRTRGWPIEGGPGKGLRRILESRRERARTRVFEDVERGEGHEV; encoded by the coding sequence GTGAGCGACACCGCCGACCGTGACCCGGAGTTCGCCTTCGAACTTCGCGTCTGCCGCTGGGCAGAGCGCGCGTGGCACCCCGACGGTCCGCGCCCCGCGATAGTCGCCCGACAACTCGGCACGCGAAATCGCCGGTGGGACACCGTCGTCGTCGAAGTCGACCCCGAAGCGTTCGCCGCGCGGTACGCCCTCTCGACCGATGGGTTCGACTCGGACCTCTTGCGTGTCGTCCGCCACGCCCCCGCCGACTGGCAGTGGTACCGCGATGCGATTCCAGAACCTGACTTCCCGTGGCGACACGTCGTCCCGGCGGTCCACCGTGCGGCGGGTCTCGATTTGGTCGACAAACGCCGCGGGTCACGCAACCGAGTCGAGTACAAGCAGACTGCGCCCTATCCAGACTGGGTCGAACGCATCGTCGCCATCGAGAACAAACCGAACCTCGACGCCTCCGCCGCCCGTGCCCTCGCCGACCAGTTAGAACACGACGTGTCGCGAGCACTCGCGGACGAAGTGTGGGTCGCCACCGAGGCGACCGGTGACCGCGTCCAACCCGCGCTCTTGGAGGACCTCCCAGTCGAAGTCGGCATCCTCTCGGTGGGTGACGAGTCGACAGAAGTGCTGTGGCACCCGAGTAAACTCACGCCCGACGACGCCGACGCTCGCCGCCGACTCGTCCTCGCCGAACGGGCCTACGACCGGGGATGGCGGACGTACCTCGATACGATGCGCCCCGACTGCCGACACTTCGAACTGAATCGGCGAGGAATGGCACTCGTCCCCCGGTGTGGGGCCAAAGCGTGTTATCAGAGTCAGCGCGAGTGCGCCCACTCGTGTTCGTCGTTCGAACCCGAACCACCCGCGTGGCGGACGAGAGGGTGGCCAATCGAAGGCGGGCCGGGAAAGGGACTCCGACGGATTCTCGAATCACGACGGGAGCGTGCCCGAACGCGGGTGTTCGAGGACGTCGAACGTGGTGAGGGCCACGAAGTGTAA
- a CDS encoding DUF5797 family protein — MTLSDEAKERLADIVRLQPTKNKELQDRWDLESGSEVHQYLESDLKDYYYRDDNSLIRATAEAAELVGVEPGVESDGDEESVPSVIRVPTLEARVFEVVAGPDERSESVVSVLNKLREAFDIDPDVDDVRRALQSLRRKGVVEVVYRTVPTFKLAVDRDDVDVEVV, encoded by the coding sequence ATGACGCTCTCCGACGAGGCGAAAGAACGACTCGCCGACATCGTCCGCCTCCAACCGACGAAGAACAAGGAGTTGCAGGACCGGTGGGACCTCGAAAGCGGCAGCGAGGTCCATCAGTACCTCGAATCCGACCTCAAGGACTACTACTACCGCGACGACAACAGTCTCATTCGCGCCACGGCAGAGGCCGCAGAACTCGTCGGCGTCGAACCCGGCGTCGAGAGCGACGGCGACGAAGAGTCGGTGCCGAGCGTCATCCGGGTCCCGACTCTCGAAGCCCGTGTCTTCGAAGTCGTCGCCGGCCCCGACGAGCGCTCCGAGAGCGTCGTGAGCGTCCTCAACAAACTCCGCGAGGCGTTCGACATCGACCCAGACGTAGACGACGTCCGCCGAGCGCTCCAGAGTCTCCGCCGAAAAGGTGTCGTCGAAGTCGTCTACCGAACAGTCCCGACGTTCAAACTCGCAGTCGACCGCGACGACGTGGACGTCGAAGTCGTCTGA
- a CDS encoding enoyl-CoA hydratase/isomerase family protein, whose translation MSWETLRLDWDDDDVATITIDRPDRMNALNTDTLDALEEALDEAEERGARVLVLTGAGDKAFIAGADISYMKDIGTPEAQEYAEQGHRIASRLEEFPAPTVAAINGYAFGGGMEFALACDLRVASERALLGQTEIDLGIMPGWGGSVRLPTLVGDELARRLIFFGERVDASDAHEYGIVGEVVAHDQLDSHVEELAADLAAKPRHALAGAKAAINMSHDAPRDAALDFEARVWSGLFGTHDQREGMDAFLEKRDPDFE comes from the coding sequence ATGAGCTGGGAAACACTCCGACTCGACTGGGACGACGACGACGTTGCCACCATCACCATCGACCGACCCGACCGGATGAACGCCCTCAACACGGACACGCTCGACGCCCTCGAAGAGGCGCTCGACGAGGCCGAAGAACGGGGCGCGCGCGTCCTCGTGCTCACCGGGGCCGGCGACAAGGCGTTCATCGCGGGCGCAGACATCAGCTACATGAAGGATATCGGGACGCCAGAGGCACAGGAGTACGCCGAGCAGGGCCACCGCATCGCCTCGCGCCTCGAAGAGTTCCCGGCACCCACCGTCGCAGCAATCAACGGGTACGCCTTCGGTGGTGGCATGGAGTTCGCACTCGCCTGTGACCTTCGCGTCGCCTCCGAGCGAGCGCTCCTCGGCCAGACCGAAATCGACCTCGGTATCATGCCCGGGTGGGGTGGCAGTGTCCGTCTGCCGACCCTCGTCGGCGACGAACTCGCGCGCCGACTCATCTTCTTCGGTGAACGCGTCGATGCGAGCGACGCCCACGAGTACGGCATCGTCGGCGAAGTCGTCGCTCACGACCAACTCGATTCGCACGTCGAAGAACTCGCCGCGGACCTCGCCGCAAAGCCACGACACGCACTCGCCGGCGCGAAGGCGGCCATCAACATGTCGCACGACGCGCCCCGCGACGCCGCACTCGATTTCGAGGCCCGCGTCTGGAGTGGCCTGTTCGGCACGCACGACCAGCGCGAAGGGATGGACGCGTTCCTCGAAAAGCGAGACCCAGACTTCGAATAG